Proteins encoded by one window of Lathyrus oleraceus cultivar Zhongwan6 chromosome 1, CAAS_Psat_ZW6_1.0, whole genome shotgun sequence:
- the LOC127138077 gene encoding RING-H2 finger protein ATL74-like, with translation MYSFIFELMYQISTQLHQPMAEIHTQTPTISPTTSKPCNNSPQQHSLNSVILIAAIVCALLCALGLNTMLQCVFQCANRVLTEPLQWIASRRRNSGLKKKDRVALPTSVYTAHSGGSSSTPQTMDSNCAICLAEFCDGDNMKLLPKCNHRFHVVCIDKWLLSHSSCPTCRNMIKSRDSVHCLSIVIS, from the coding sequence atgtattcattcatatttgaacttatgTATCAAATTTCAACACAACTTCATCAACCTATGGCAGAAATTCACACACAAACTCCAACAATCAGTCCCACAACAAGCAAACCATGTAACAATTCTCCACAACAACATAGTCTCAATTCAGTGATTCTTATAGCAGCAATAGTGTGTGCTTTACTATGTGCTCTTGGTCTCAACACAATGCTACAATGTGTGTTCCAATGCGCGAACCGTGTCCTTACCGAACCTCTCCAATGGATCGCTTCTCGAAGGCGCAATTCGGGACTCAAGAAGAAAGATAGAGTTGCTTTGCCAACATCAGTTTATACTGCTCATTCAGGTGGATCATCATCAACTCCTCAAACTATGGATTCTAATTGTGCTATTTGCTTAGCTGAGTTTTGTGATGGTGATAATATGAAGTTGCTACCAAAGTGTAATCATCGTTTTCATGTGGTTTGTATTGATAAGTGGTTGCTTTCTCATTCTTCTTGTCCTACTTGTAGGAACATGATCAAGTCTCGTGATTCTGTACACTGCTTAAGCATTGTTATATcatag